A window of the Serratia sarumanii genome harbors these coding sequences:
- a CDS encoding DUF3313 domain-containing protein — translation MKKQRLSVAMAVLAAGLLLAGCSSKVTQTSQYSGFLSDYSKLQETTSPSGHKTLRWIDPSYKESNYRGLYFQPVVYFPAEKPTARVSQDTLNKIKAYATQRIKTALQNRFTILPSPTGSRVLVAKLAITAVSAENEDMKFYEVVPVAAVVASTMAATGHRTQNTALYIEGELIDQDTGKTVMEVVRKAYGKTVNNDSTPVTADDVKAAIDDIVTDITNFPKQG, via the coding sequence ATGAAGAAACAACGCTTGAGCGTTGCCATGGCGGTTCTGGCAGCGGGCCTGTTGCTGGCGGGCTGTTCGTCCAAAGTCACCCAAACGTCGCAGTATTCGGGCTTCTTGTCCGATTACAGCAAACTGCAGGAAACCACCTCGCCAAGCGGCCATAAAACGCTGCGCTGGATAGACCCAAGCTACAAGGAATCCAACTATCGCGGCCTCTATTTCCAACCGGTGGTCTATTTCCCGGCGGAGAAACCCACGGCGCGCGTCAGCCAGGACACACTGAACAAGATTAAGGCCTACGCGACCCAGCGGATCAAAACCGCGCTGCAGAACCGCTTCACCATTCTGCCAAGCCCGACGGGCTCGCGCGTGCTGGTGGCCAAGCTCGCCATCACCGCCGTTTCCGCCGAAAATGAAGACATGAAATTCTATGAGGTGGTGCCGGTCGCCGCGGTGGTCGCCAGCACCATGGCTGCTACCGGGCACCGGACGCAAAATACCGCGCTGTATATCGAAGGCGAGCTGATCGACCAGGATACCGGCAAAACGGTGATGGAAGTGGTACGCAAGGCCTACGGTAAAACCGTCAACAACGACAGCACGCCGGTCACGGCGGATGACGTCAAGGCGGCGATCGACGACATCGTCACCGATATCACCAACTTCCCGAAACAGGGCTGA
- the cpxA gene encoding envelope stress sensor histidine kinase CpxA — translation MINSLTARIFAIFWFTLALVLMLVLMVPKLDSRQMTSLLDSEQRQGLMLEQHVEAELQNDPANDLMWWRRLFRAIDKWAPPGQRLLLVTSEGRVIGAQRNEMQIVRNFIGQSDNSDHPKKKKYGRVELVGPFAVRDGEDNYQLYLIRPANSPQSDFINLMFDRPLLLLIVTMLISAPLLLWLAWSLAKPARKLKNAADEVARGNLKQHPELEAGPQEFLATGASFNQMVSALERMMNAQQRLISDISHELRTPLTRLQLATALMRRRHGEGHELARIETEAQRLDSMINDLLALSRGQQKSELAREQLKANELWADVLDNARFEAEQMGKQLEITAPPGPWTLFGNASALDSALENIVRNALRYSHTRIAVAFSADNQGVTIQVDDDGPGVSAEDREQIFRPFYRTDEARDRESGGTGLGLAIVEAAINQHRGWVKAEDSPLGGLRLVLWLPLHHQRLSTKTEQ, via the coding sequence ATGATCAACAGTTTGACGGCACGCATCTTCGCCATTTTCTGGTTCACGTTAGCCCTGGTGCTAATGTTGGTGTTGATGGTGCCCAAGCTTGACTCCCGCCAAATGACCTCGCTGCTCGACAGCGAACAGCGGCAGGGGTTGATGCTGGAACAGCACGTCGAGGCCGAGTTGCAAAACGATCCGGCCAACGATTTGATGTGGTGGCGCCGCCTGTTCCGCGCCATCGACAAATGGGCGCCGCCGGGCCAACGCCTGCTGCTGGTCACCAGCGAAGGCCGGGTGATCGGCGCGCAGCGCAATGAAATGCAGATCGTCCGCAACTTCATCGGCCAATCCGACAACTCGGATCATCCGAAGAAGAAAAAGTACGGCCGCGTCGAGCTGGTAGGGCCGTTCGCGGTGCGCGACGGCGAAGACAACTACCAGCTGTACCTGATCCGTCCCGCCAACAGCCCGCAATCCGATTTCATCAACCTGATGTTCGACCGGCCGCTGCTGCTGCTGATCGTCACCATGTTGATCAGCGCCCCGCTGCTGCTGTGGCTGGCCTGGAGCCTGGCGAAACCGGCGCGCAAGCTGAAAAACGCCGCCGATGAAGTAGCGCGCGGCAACCTGAAGCAGCATCCGGAACTGGAGGCCGGCCCGCAGGAATTCCTGGCCACCGGCGCCAGCTTCAACCAGATGGTCAGCGCGCTGGAACGCATGATGAATGCTCAGCAACGCCTGATATCGGACATCTCGCACGAGCTGCGCACGCCGCTGACGCGCCTGCAGCTGGCCACCGCGCTGATGCGCCGCCGCCACGGCGAAGGCCACGAACTGGCGCGCATCGAAACCGAAGCGCAGCGGCTGGATTCGATGATCAACGATCTGCTGGCGCTGTCGCGCGGTCAGCAGAAGAGCGAGCTGGCGCGCGAGCAGCTGAAGGCCAACGAACTGTGGGCCGACGTGCTGGACAACGCCCGTTTCGAAGCGGAACAGATGGGCAAGCAGTTGGAGATCACCGCGCCGCCCGGCCCATGGACGCTGTTCGGCAACGCGAGCGCGCTGGACAGCGCGTTGGAAAACATCGTGCGCAACGCCCTGCGTTATTCGCACACCCGCATCGCCGTGGCGTTCAGCGCCGACAATCAGGGCGTGACCATCCAGGTTGACGACGACGGCCCCGGCGTCAGCGCCGAAGACCGCGAGCAGATCTTCCGTCCGTTCTATCGCACCGACGAGGCGCGCGACCGCGAATCCGGCGGCACCGGCCTCGGCCTGGCAATAGTCGAGGCGGCTATCAACCAGCATCGCGGCTGGGTGAAGGCCGAAGACAGTCCGCTTGGCGGCCTGCGGTTGGTGCTGTGGCTGCCGCTGCATCATCAACGTCTGTCGACTAAGACAGAACAGTAA
- the fieF gene encoding CDF family cation-efflux transporter FieF (FieF, a metal efflux transporter, is a member of the CDF (cation diffusion facilitator) family of transporters.) — protein sequence MEQRYARLVKSAALAATALASSLLLIKIVAWYHTGSVSLLAALVDSLVDIAASLTNLLVVRYSLQPADAEHTFGHGKAESLAALAQSMFISGSALFLFLTGFQHLYAPQTLRDPGVGIVVTVIALISTLILVTYQRWVVRKTRSQAVRADMLHYQSDVMMNGAILIALGLSWYGFQRADALFALGIGVYILYSALRMGYEAVQSLLDRALPDDERQAIIEVVSSWPGVKGAHDLRTRQSGPTRFIQLHLEMEDTLPLREAHRLADQVEQALRHRFAGADVIIHLDPCSVVPPGRQGHWEL from the coding sequence ATGGAACAGCGCTATGCACGCCTGGTAAAGTCCGCTGCGTTGGCCGCTACCGCGCTGGCGTCGTCACTGCTGTTGATCAAAATCGTCGCCTGGTACCACACCGGTTCGGTCAGCCTGCTGGCGGCGCTGGTAGATTCGCTGGTCGATATCGCCGCCTCGCTGACCAACCTTCTGGTGGTGCGTTATTCGCTGCAGCCGGCCGATGCCGAGCACACCTTTGGCCACGGCAAAGCGGAATCGCTGGCGGCGCTGGCGCAAAGCATGTTTATTTCCGGCTCCGCCCTGTTTCTGTTCCTCACCGGCTTCCAGCATTTGTATGCGCCGCAAACGCTGCGCGATCCCGGCGTCGGGATCGTCGTGACGGTGATCGCGTTGATCAGCACCCTGATTCTGGTCACCTATCAACGTTGGGTGGTCAGAAAAACGCGCAGCCAGGCGGTGCGCGCAGATATGCTGCATTATCAGTCAGATGTCATGATGAATGGTGCTATTCTTATCGCTCTTGGGCTAAGCTGGTACGGCTTCCAGCGGGCGGACGCGCTGTTCGCGCTGGGCATCGGCGTTTACATCCTGTATAGCGCGCTGCGCATGGGCTACGAAGCTGTGCAGTCGCTGCTGGATCGGGCGTTGCCGGATGACGAACGCCAGGCGATTATCGAGGTGGTTTCCTCCTGGCCCGGGGTGAAAGGCGCGCACGATCTGCGCACGCGGCAGTCGGGGCCGACGCGTTTCATCCAGCTGCATCTGGAGATGGAAGACACGCTGCCGCTGCGTGAGGCGCATCGGTTGGCCGATCAGGTGGAACAGGCGTTGCGGCACCGTTTTGCGGGGGCGGACGTCATCATTCACCTGGATCCGTGCTCCGTGGTGCCACCGGGTAGGCAGGGGCATTGGGAGCTATAA
- a CDS encoding CHAD domain-containing protein has protein sequence MVFVADIVTQLRRLEPALNEALLRLQQAQDTEALHDLRVCLRRIRSLLRPLRGCPGATRLDRAAAELGRLTTPLRDLEVLIAELARHRLDWQANVRQSDLQARYRQLLAHPQIIDFPSLLHTWPRRFRRTARRTAKHRLNRRLQRQQQQLRRALADTGYDRHRLRLLIKRLRYAAEAYPQRLPLSPAAMAGLKAAQSALGDWHDREVWCLQAEHQADLWPLLPRWQAEQRQTLAKADDLLAALSSALTAKTGGASRS, from the coding sequence ATGGTTTTCGTCGCAGATATTGTCACCCAGCTTCGCCGGCTTGAGCCGGCGCTGAACGAGGCGCTGTTGCGGCTGCAACAGGCGCAAGACACCGAAGCGCTGCACGACTTGCGCGTCTGTCTGCGCCGCATTCGCAGCCTGCTGCGCCCGTTGCGCGGCTGCCCCGGCGCAACGCGGCTCGATCGGGCCGCCGCCGAGTTGGGCAGGCTCACGACGCCGCTGCGCGATCTCGAGGTGCTGATCGCCGAACTGGCGCGCCATCGCCTGGATTGGCAGGCCAACGTGCGCCAGAGCGATCTTCAGGCCCGCTACCGTCAACTGCTCGCCCATCCGCAGATCATCGACTTTCCCTCGCTGTTGCACACCTGGCCGCGCCGCTTCCGCCGCACCGCGCGACGCACCGCCAAACACCGCCTGAACCGACGCCTGCAGCGCCAGCAACAGCAATTGCGCCGGGCATTGGCCGATACCGGCTACGATCGCCACCGCCTGCGGCTGCTGATAAAGCGCCTGCGCTACGCGGCCGAAGCCTATCCGCAACGCCTCCCCCTCTCTCCCGCCGCGATGGCGGGCCTCAAGGCGGCGCAAAGCGCCCTCGGCGACTGGCACGATCGTGAGGTCTGGTGCCTGCAGGCAGAACATCAGGCGGATCTCTGGCCCTTGTTGCCCCGGTGGCAAGCTGAGCAACGCCAGACGCTGGCCAAGGCGGACGACTTGCTCGCCGCCTTATCGTCGGCGCTGACGGCGAAAACCGGCGGCGCATCACGATCCTGA
- the pfkA gene encoding 6-phosphofructokinase — MIKKIGVLTSGGDSPGMNAAIRGVVRSALSEGLEVFGIYDGYLGLYEDRMEQLDRYSVSDMINRGGTFLGSARFPEFRDENVRAKAIENLKNRGIDALVVIGGDGSYMGAKRLTEEGFPCIGLPGTIDNDVAGTDYTIGYFTALETVVEAIDRLRDTSSSHQRISIVEVMGRYCGDLTLAAAIAGGCEFIVLPEIEFNREDLVCEIKAGIAKGKKHAIVAITEHICDIDELARHIEQETKRETRATVLGHIQRGGSPVAYDRILASRMGAYAIELLLQGYGGRCVGIQNEKMVHHDIIDAIENMKRPFKGDWLETAKKLY, encoded by the coding sequence ATGATCAAGAAAATCGGTGTACTGACGAGCGGCGGTGATTCGCCGGGTATGAACGCTGCAATCCGCGGCGTTGTGCGTTCTGCGCTTTCAGAAGGTCTGGAAGTTTTTGGTATTTACGATGGCTACCTTGGCTTGTACGAAGATCGCATGGAGCAGCTGGACCGCTATAGCGTGTCCGACATGATCAACCGCGGCGGCACCTTCCTTGGCTCGGCCCGCTTCCCGGAGTTCAGGGATGAAAACGTGCGCGCCAAGGCGATTGAAAACCTGAAGAATCGCGGCATCGACGCGCTGGTGGTGATCGGCGGCGACGGTTCCTACATGGGCGCCAAACGCCTGACGGAAGAAGGCTTCCCGTGCATCGGTCTGCCGGGCACCATCGATAACGACGTTGCCGGCACCGACTACACCATCGGTTACTTCACCGCGCTAGAAACCGTGGTGGAAGCAATTGACCGCCTGCGCGATACCTCCTCTTCGCACCAGCGTATCTCCATCGTGGAAGTGATGGGCCGTTACTGCGGCGATCTGACGCTGGCGGCGGCGATTGCCGGCGGCTGCGAATTCATCGTGCTGCCTGAAATCGAATTCAACCGCGAAGACCTGGTGTGCGAAATCAAGGCCGGTATCGCCAAGGGTAAAAAACACGCCATCGTGGCGATCACCGAGCACATCTGCGACATCGATGAGCTGGCGCGCCACATCGAGCAGGAAACCAAGCGTGAAACCCGCGCCACCGTGCTGGGCCACATTCAACGCGGCGGTTCACCGGTTGCCTACGACCGCATCCTGGCCTCGCGCATGGGCGCCTACGCCATCGAGCTGCTGCTGCAGGGCTACGGCGGCCGCTGCGTCGGTATCCAGAACGAAAAAATGGTGCACCACGACATCATCGACGCGATCGAAAACATGAAGCGTCCGTTCAAGGGCGACTGGCTGGAAACGGCGAAAAAACTGTACTGA
- the gpsA gene encoding NAD(P)H-dependent glycerol-3-phosphate dehydrogenase, which translates to MNTVNASMTVIGAGSYGTALAITLARNGHTVVLWGHNPAQVQTLQQDRCNQAFLPDVPFPDTLLLEADLARALAASRDVLVVVPSHVFGDVLRQLKPHLRPDARIVWATKGLEAETGRLLQDVAREALGEAIPLAVLSGPTFAKELAAGLPTAIALAATDAQFADDLQQLLHCGKSFRVYSNPDFIGVQLGGAVKNVIAIGAGMSDGIGFGANARTALITRGLAEMSRLGSALGADPSTFMGMAGLGDLVLTCTDNQSRNRRFGIMLGQGKGVQEAQDSIGQVVEGYRNTKEVLALAQRHGVEMPITEQIYQVLYCHKDAREAALSLLGRARKDEKPSA; encoded by the coding sequence ATGAACACCGTCAATGCTTCAATGACTGTCATCGGTGCCGGCTCGTACGGCACCGCATTGGCCATTACGCTGGCGCGTAACGGCCACACCGTGGTGCTGTGGGGGCATAACCCCGCGCAAGTTCAAACGTTGCAGCAAGATCGCTGCAATCAGGCGTTTCTGCCCGACGTTCCCTTCCCCGATACCCTGCTGCTTGAAGCCGATTTGGCGCGGGCGCTGGCGGCCAGCCGCGACGTGCTGGTGGTGGTGCCGAGCCACGTGTTCGGTGACGTGCTGCGCCAGCTGAAGCCGCATCTGCGCCCGGACGCCCGCATCGTGTGGGCCACCAAGGGGCTGGAAGCGGAAACCGGCCGGTTGCTGCAGGACGTGGCGCGTGAGGCGCTGGGCGAGGCGATCCCGCTGGCGGTGCTCTCCGGGCCGACGTTCGCCAAAGAGCTGGCCGCCGGCCTGCCGACGGCGATCGCGCTGGCGGCGACCGATGCGCAGTTCGCCGACGATCTGCAACAGCTGTTGCACTGCGGCAAGAGCTTCCGCGTCTACAGCAATCCCGATTTCATCGGCGTGCAGCTTGGCGGCGCGGTGAAGAACGTGATCGCCATCGGCGCCGGCATGTCCGACGGCATCGGTTTTGGCGCCAACGCCCGCACCGCGTTGATTACACGCGGGCTGGCGGAAATGAGCCGTCTGGGTTCTGCGCTGGGCGCCGATCCTTCGACGTTCATGGGCATGGCGGGGCTGGGGGATCTGGTGCTAACCTGCACGGACAACCAATCGCGCAACCGCCGCTTCGGTATTATGCTGGGGCAGGGCAAAGGCGTGCAGGAAGCGCAGGACAGCATCGGTCAGGTGGTCGAGGGCTATCGCAATACCAAAGAGGTGTTGGCGCTGGCGCAGCGGCACGGTGTGGAAATGCCGATCACCGAACAGATTTATCAGGTGCTTTACTGCCATAAAGACGCCCGCGAAGCGGCGCTGAGCCTGCTGGGGCGAGCCCGAAAGGACGAAAAACCCAGCGCGTGA
- the tpiA gene encoding triose-phosphate isomerase: MRHPLVMGNWKLNGSTHMVNELIAGLRNELSSVDGCGVAIAPPVMYLDQAKHALAGSRIALGAQNVDVNLSGAFTGEVSANMLKDVGAQYIIIGHSERRTYHKESDEVIAEKFAVLKEAGLIPVLCIGETEAENAAGKTEEVCARQIDAVLKTLGAPAMKGTVIAYEPVWAIGTGKSATPAQAQAVHKFIRDHIAKHDAAVAAEIIIQYGGSVNDKNAAELFSQPDIDGALVGGASLKADAFAVIVKAAAAAKKA; encoded by the coding sequence ATGCGTCATCCATTAGTTATGGGTAACTGGAAGCTTAACGGCAGCACCCACATGGTCAACGAACTGATCGCCGGCCTGCGCAATGAGCTGAGCAGCGTTGACGGCTGTGGCGTCGCCATCGCCCCGCCGGTGATGTATCTGGATCAGGCCAAGCACGCGCTGGCCGGCAGCCGCATCGCGCTGGGCGCGCAGAACGTGGACGTTAACCTGTCCGGCGCCTTCACCGGTGAAGTTTCCGCCAACATGCTGAAAGACGTCGGTGCCCAGTACATCATCATCGGCCACTCCGAGCGCCGCACCTACCACAAAGAAAGCGACGAAGTCATCGCCGAGAAATTCGCCGTGCTGAAAGAAGCCGGCCTGATCCCGGTGCTGTGCATCGGTGAAACCGAAGCGGAAAACGCCGCGGGCAAAACCGAAGAAGTGTGCGCGCGCCAGATCGACGCCGTGCTGAAAACGCTGGGCGCACCGGCGATGAAAGGCACCGTGATCGCCTATGAGCCGGTCTGGGCCATCGGCACCGGCAAATCCGCTACCCCTGCGCAGGCGCAGGCCGTGCACAAATTTATCCGTGACCACATCGCCAAGCACGATGCCGCGGTTGCCGCTGAAATCATCATCCAGTACGGCGGTTCGGTGAACGACAAGAACGCCGCAGAGCTGTTCTCTCAGCCGGACATCGACGGCGCGCTGGTTGGCGGCGCCTCGCTGAAAGCCGACGCTTTCGCCGTGATCGTCAAAGCCGCTGCCGCAGCGAAAAAAGCCTGA
- the cpxR gene encoding envelope stress response regulator transcription factor CpxR → MNKILLVDDDRELTSLLKELLEMEGFNIVVAHDGEQALSLLDSSVDLLLLDIMMPKKNGIDTLKELRQHHQTPVIMLTARGSELDRVLGLELGADDYLPKPFNDRELVARIRAILRRSNWSEQQQQVDSGAPTLDVDGLQLNPGRQEASFDGQVLDLTGTEFTLLYLLAQHLGQVVSRELLSQEVLGKRLTPFDRAIDMHISNLRRKLPDRKDGHPWFKTLRGRGYLMVSAT, encoded by the coding sequence ATGAACAAGATTCTGTTAGTTGACGACGACCGCGAGTTGACCTCGCTGTTAAAAGAACTGCTTGAAATGGAAGGTTTTAATATCGTCGTCGCGCACGATGGCGAGCAGGCGTTGTCGCTGCTGGACAGCTCCGTCGATCTGCTGCTGCTCGACATCATGATGCCGAAGAAAAACGGCATCGATACGCTGAAAGAACTGCGCCAACATCACCAGACGCCGGTCATCATGCTGACCGCGCGCGGCAGCGAACTGGACCGCGTGCTGGGCCTGGAGCTGGGTGCCGATGATTACCTGCCGAAACCCTTTAACGATCGCGAACTGGTCGCGCGCATTCGCGCCATTCTGCGCCGTTCCAACTGGAGCGAACAGCAGCAGCAGGTCGACAGCGGCGCCCCGACGCTGGATGTCGATGGCCTGCAGCTGAACCCCGGTCGCCAGGAGGCCAGCTTCGACGGCCAGGTGCTGGATCTGACCGGCACCGAATTCACCCTGCTTTACCTGCTGGCGCAGCATCTCGGCCAGGTGGTGTCGCGCGAACTGCTGAGCCAGGAAGTGCTGGGCAAACGCCTGACCCCGTTCGATCGCGCCATCGACATGCACATCTCCAACCTGCGGCGTAAGCTGCCGGATCGCAAAGACGGGCATCCGTGGTTCAAAACCCTGCGCGGGCGTGGTTATTTGATGGTATCTGCAACATGA
- the cysE gene encoding serine O-acetyltransferase codes for MSSEELEQVWNSIKSEARALADCEPMLASFFHATLLKHENLGSALSYMLANKLATPIMPAIAVREVVEEAYKSDNQMIVSAARDILAVRLRDPAVDKYSTPLLYLKGFHALQAYRIGHWLWQQGRQALAIYLQNQISVAFGVDIHPAATIGCGIMLDHATGIVIGETAVVENNVSILQSVTLGGTGKTSGDRHPKIREGVMIGAGAKILGNIEVGKGAKIGAGSVVLQAIPPHTTAAGVPARIVGRPESDTPSMDMDQYFNGTNHGFEYGDGI; via the coding sequence ATGTCGTCAGAAGAGTTGGAACAGGTCTGGAACAGCATTAAATCAGAAGCGCGAGCACTGGCTGATTGTGAACCGATGCTGGCCAGCTTTTTCCATGCGACGTTGCTCAAGCACGAGAACCTGGGCAGCGCGCTCAGCTATATGCTGGCCAACAAGCTGGCGACGCCGATCATGCCCGCCATCGCGGTGCGCGAGGTGGTGGAAGAGGCCTACAAGTCCGACAACCAGATGATCGTGTCGGCGGCGCGCGATATCCTCGCGGTACGGCTGCGCGACCCGGCGGTCGATAAATACTCCACGCCGCTGCTTTACCTGAAAGGGTTCCATGCGCTGCAGGCTTACCGCATCGGTCACTGGCTGTGGCAGCAAGGGCGGCAAGCGCTGGCTATCTACCTGCAAAATCAAATTTCCGTCGCCTTCGGCGTGGACATCCACCCGGCGGCGACCATCGGCTGCGGCATCATGCTCGACCACGCCACCGGCATCGTGATCGGTGAGACGGCGGTGGTGGAGAACAATGTCTCTATCCTGCAGTCGGTCACCCTGGGCGGTACCGGTAAAACCAGCGGCGACCGTCACCCGAAAATCCGCGAAGGGGTGATGATTGGCGCCGGCGCCAAAATTCTCGGCAATATCGAAGTGGGCAAGGGCGCGAAGATCGGCGCGGGCTCGGTGGTCTTGCAGGCGATACCGCCGCACACCACCGCCGCCGGCGTGCCGGCGCGCATCGTCGGGCGGCCGGAGAGCGATACGCCGTCGATGGATATGGACCAATACTTTAACGGCACCAATCACGGCTTCGAGTACGGCGACGGCATTTGA
- a CDS encoding sulfate ABC transporter substrate-binding protein: MRKWGVGLTLVLLASGAMAKDIQLLNVSYDPTREFYQAYNTAFSKHYQAETGDKVTVRQSHGGSGKQATSVINGIEADVVTLALAYDVDAIAERGRIEKDWIKRLPDNSAPYTSTIVFLVRKGNPKQIHDWPDLIKPGVSVITPNPKTSGGARWNYLAAWGYALHHNNNDKAKAQDFVKNLYKNVEVLDSGARGATNTFVERGIGDVLIAWENEALLAEKELGKDKFEIITPSESILAEPTVSVVDKVVDKRGTRDVATAYLKYLYSPEGQTIAAQHYYRPRDAAVAAKFAGQFPQLKLFTVDDTFGGWTEAQKVHFATGGVFDEISKR; the protein is encoded by the coding sequence ATGCGTAAATGGGGTGTAGGTCTGACATTGGTGCTGTTGGCGTCCGGCGCCATGGCGAAGGATATTCAGTTGCTGAACGTGTCATACGATCCGACGCGTGAATTCTATCAGGCTTACAACACGGCATTCAGCAAGCACTATCAGGCGGAAACCGGCGACAAGGTGACGGTGCGCCAGTCGCATGGCGGATCCGGCAAACAGGCGACCTCGGTGATCAACGGCATCGAGGCCGACGTGGTGACGCTGGCGTTGGCTTATGACGTCGACGCCATCGCCGAACGCGGGCGCATCGAGAAAGACTGGATCAAGCGCCTGCCGGACAACTCGGCGCCTTACACCTCGACCATCGTCTTCCTGGTGCGCAAAGGCAACCCGAAACAAATTCACGACTGGCCCGATTTGATCAAGCCGGGCGTGTCGGTGATCACCCCGAACCCGAAAACCTCCGGCGGCGCCCGCTGGAACTACCTGGCCGCCTGGGGCTACGCGTTGCACCACAACAACAACGATAAGGCCAAGGCGCAGGACTTCGTCAAAAACTTGTACAAGAACGTCGAAGTGCTGGATTCCGGCGCGCGCGGCGCGACCAACACCTTCGTTGAGCGCGGCATCGGCGATGTGCTGATCGCCTGGGAAAACGAAGCGCTGCTGGCGGAGAAAGAGCTCGGCAAAGACAAGTTCGAGATTATTACGCCGAGCGAATCGATCCTGGCCGAACCGACGGTGTCAGTGGTGGATAAGGTGGTCGATAAACGCGGTACCCGCGACGTGGCGACCGCCTACCTGAAGTATCTGTATTCGCCGGAAGGGCAGACCATCGCGGCGCAGCACTATTACCGTCCGCGCGATGCGGCGGTGGCGGCCAAGTTTGCCGGGCAGTTCCCGCAGCTGAAGCTGTTCACCGTGGATGACACCTTCGGCGGCTGGACCGAAGCGCAGAAGGTGCACTTCGCCACCGGCGGCGTGTTCGACGAGATAAGCAAACGCTGA
- the trmL gene encoding tRNA (uridine(34)/cytosine(34)/5-carboxymethylaminomethyluridine(34)-2'-O)-methyltransferase TrmL: protein MLNIVLFEPEIPPNTGNIIRLCANTGFNLHLIEPLGFPWDDKRLRRAGLDYHEFTRVSRHADYAAFLAAEKPQRLFALTTKGTPAHSAVSYQAGDYLLFGPETRGLPADILDALPAQQKIRIPMQAQSRSMNLSNAVSVVVYEAWRQLDYAGALIKA from the coding sequence ATGCTGAACATCGTTTTATTTGAACCCGAAATTCCACCCAACACCGGCAATATCATCCGCCTGTGCGCCAATACCGGCTTTAACCTGCACCTGATCGAACCGCTGGGTTTCCCGTGGGACGACAAGCGCCTGCGCCGCGCCGGGCTGGACTACCATGAGTTCACCCGCGTCAGCCGTCATGCCGATTACGCCGCCTTTCTCGCCGCCGAAAAGCCGCAACGGCTGTTTGCCCTCACCACCAAAGGCACGCCGGCGCACAGCGCCGTCAGCTATCAGGCCGGCGACTACCTGCTGTTCGGCCCGGAAACGCGCGGGTTACCCGCCGATATCCTCGATGCGCTGCCTGCGCAGCAAAAAATCCGCATCCCGATGCAGGCGCAAAGCCGCAGCATGAACCTGTCGAATGCCGTCTCGGTGGTCGTGTATGAGGCCTGGCGGCAGCTGGACTATGCCGGCGCGCTGATCAAGGCGTAA
- the cpxP gene encoding cell-envelope stress modulator CpxP, translating to MRKVTALVMASLLAIGSTAAFAADTIPDTAQPPGNDAMTRIPGQHHMFDGVSLSEQQRQQMRDLMRQARHDLPGVNVAEMEAMHKLVTAEKFDEAAVYAQAEKMAQQQVKRQVEMARVRNQMYNLLTPEQKSVLDQKHQQRMQQMEQQISGLQQASAQK from the coding sequence ATGCGTAAGGTGACCGCATTAGTTATGGCATCACTGCTGGCAATTGGTTCGACCGCTGCCTTCGCTGCCGACACTATACCGGACACAGCCCAACCTCCCGGCAACGACGCGATGACCCGAATACCCGGCCAACACCATATGTTCGACGGTGTCAGCCTCAGCGAACAGCAGCGCCAGCAAATGCGCGATTTGATGCGCCAGGCCCGGCACGATCTGCCTGGTGTCAATGTAGCTGAAATGGAAGCCATGCATAAACTGGTGACCGCAGAGAAATTTGACGAAGCCGCCGTGTATGCCCAGGCGGAAAAGATGGCCCAACAGCAGGTCAAGCGCCAGGTCGAAATGGCCCGGGTGCGCAACCAAATGTATAACCTGCTGACGCCAGAGCAAAAAAGTGTTTTAGACCAGAAACATCAGCAGCGTATGCAGCAGATGGAGCAACAAATTTCTGGTTTGCAGCAAGCTTCTGCCCAGAAGTGA